DNA sequence from the Vicia villosa cultivar HV-30 ecotype Madison, WI linkage group LG3, Vvil1.0, whole genome shotgun sequence genome:
TATAATAGCTACCGTTAGTGTCAAGATGCATAAGTTTATTTTGATTGGTCAAACTAAGAAACTCATCAGTGAAAGTTTTGTTTGGAGGGcatctattaattttttaatgggAATCCATAACTATATTAAAAGCTTCTATCATGCACCAAGGGTCAGGATTAGCCTGTTGAAGATTGGCAAGTTCATTCCATAACTGTCTTTGAATCACATGACAGTTAGTTGCATATACAACTACAATGAAGAATTTAGTTTGATCCATTTATATAGAAAATTTTACATGTTAAAAAAACTCAAGATAGAGGGATTTGTATCCATTGCATAAAAAGcccataggtttgaatcatgatTTTGTCTAAAATGTAATGCAAATCTTTTAAGTCTGTTTTGTTTAAGACACTTAGAAGGAAAATGTGTATAAGAAATCATTGGTTCAACAATCAAAAGCAAGCAAGAATTTTGTTAATCGCAATGATTTTTAATAGTTAGCATAGTATCAAAGTTTCTTACTCTTATAGAATTCCAATAAATGGCTTCCAATGAGTGGTGTTGTGTTTACTCGACATGGCTCGAGTAATGATTTCCATTCTAACCTAAGTAAGTTTATGTCTCCCCCGTACCTTTTTTCTTAACCAAATTAAATTCTTCCTAATGTGACTAAGGAGGATTATCTTCATCCCCCtcataagttattatttttctccAAATGCAAACCATCACAACGATCTCACACCAAATTCTTGCCACTGTTTTCGATAACCACAAGACCATGTTTCTCCTTTATATAATTAGCTAGCTTTCAATCATCAAATTCTTATTCAAATCATCAGTAGTATATACTTCTatttattcttcattcaaagagTTTTTTTATGATAACGGTTCCTCATTAGCATTAACTTCAGTCTCTGCCTAAATGGCCACAACAAAGTCATTCTTCTCTATTACATTCTCAAGAGTATTATTATTTGCCTTATTAAATCTACAGAGTCGTCATTCATTATGTCATTCACTATTAACGCATGTATTTCAATTCAACAAAGAACACATAATGCATTTGCACATTATGTCATTCACTATTAAATCTAAAGAGGTAAACTCTCATATTCCAATTCAACAAAAACACATAACGCTCTCGTTCCACCAAAATACGATCATGGAGAGTATCAGACACATTAAGGTATATTTGCGCACATGCAAAATTCACCTAAGTTATTTTTCCTCTAAGCTCCTCAATTGATAAAGGATGCCAATACTAGAAGCAATTGCAAATAAATTGTTTTCTCTCAATACTTTAAAGGCAAACCATGCATCCTCAATCACACTTAAGCATACATAATCTTCAAAGTTTCAAGTTTAAAATTTGGCGTCTACATAAACAAACGCAGAAAGCGAGGAATAATTAACATTCTGTTACCAGGATTTGAACCCTGAACCAACAGTTCCCTTAACCCAACTAGCAATTGCCATCCGAGCTACCTCACCCACCCACCCGTTGAGATCCTTCCTTAATTTGAATGAAAATTCAAAATAACCACATTCAGTTAAATATTAAGTAGTGTTTGGACTCCATAATTTCATAAATTTTTCATGAAATTATGATGCCTCATATTACCTTTAACTATTAATCTCTCGTGTAAATTTCTTTTTTCTCTCCCGACCCACATATCCTATTTTTTCACTCTCAAACTCAATGACTAATTAGAAGCTAAGTAAAGTTGCAATGTAGGACTTATACATCTTAATATTTTTCACCAAATTATATATCTACCTATCTCTTGGTAAGTTAGCCTATCTCTCTCTAAGTTAGCCTCATTTTATGTGAGCATTAACCTTgacttaattatttatattttccatataattattttatgactAAATAAATAAGACATTCACTTTTGATGTTTTATTATTTACTACTAAAAAATGATTGGACCTATTCTACACACTACTGTGTCTACACCATATGATATGCGTATGAAAGAAATGGTATTCAACTATTTGTATTCTAATCAATGCTTAAGTATCCAGCTAGCCTTCCCGTATATGAATTTATAAGATAAATGTATCGATGCCAATTGAGAACAGTGTGAGTTTTGAAGCAAACATAATGATTTCAGTACAACTAGTAGCTTAGCTTTAATGCTCACTTTTCACAATCACCTCTCACTACATTATTACATGTGACTCTCGCTTTACTATTACTTACCACTGCCAACCATTCATTCACATATCAGTCTTTGCTATTCATTCACATACTTGATCTTCATTTCCTTCAAACTTTTGCTAATACAACATGGCTGCAATAGGAACTGCTTTCCTCTCTGCATCTATTCAAACCTTAATTCAAACCTTAGCTGACAAACTTGTTTCCAAAGAGTTTCTTGATTACATAAAAAGCACCAAGCTCGATGTCTCACTCTTGAAACAGTTAAGGCTAACACTACTCACTCTTCAACCTGTGCTTGACGCTGCCGAGGAGAAGCAGATCAACACTCCTTCTGTCAAAGACTGGCTTGATGGCTTGAAAGATGCTATCTACGATGCTGAAGATCTGCTCAACCAGATTAGCTATGATTCCCTTCGATGCAAGATGGAGAACAAGCAACCTGCAAGCAAAACTAATCAGGTGTGGAACATCCTTTCTTCTCCTTTTAAAAATATCTATGGAGAGATCAATTCCCAAATGAAAGATATGTGTGAAACCCTCAAACTTTTTGCTGATAATAAAGATATACTCAGTTTGCAAACTAAAAGTGTCAGAGTTTCTCATAGAACACCTTCAAATCCTATGTTCGACGAGTCTGTCATGGTTGGTAGGAAAGATGACCAAAAGAAAGTAATCAACATGTTGCTATCAGAAAGCAATACTAATATGGGGGTAGTTGCATTTGTAGGCATGGGAGGTATTGGAAAAACAACACTTGCACAACGTGCTTACAATGATGAAAAAGTTCAAAAGCACTTTGATATCACAGCATGGGCATGTGTATCCGAGGATTTCGATATCCTTAGAGTAACCAAAACTCTCCTTGAATCTGTCACTAAAACACCATCACAAACCGACAATCTTGATTTACTTCGAGTTGACttaaagaaaaatttaaaagacAGGAGATTTTTGATTGTGTTAGATGACTTATGGAATGACACTCATCATGATTGGGAAGATCTTGTATCGCCGttgatttatggaaaaaatggaaGTAGAGTGATCATCACAACACGCCACAAAAAAGTGGCCGATGCTGCACGCACATTTCCTATTTTTGAATTAGATCCTCTATCAGATGAAGACAGTTGGTCTTTACTCTCCAAACATGCATTTGGAAGTGGAGACTTTTCTGAAGCTCAACAGCGAAACGTAGAAGCAATTGGAAGGAACATTGCAAGAAAGTGTGGTGGATTGCCAATTGCTTCGAAATCACTTGGAGGACTGTTGCGTTCAAAAGTAGATACTGAAGAGTGGATTGAAGTTCTGAACAACGACATATGGAACTTAAAGGATAATAATATTCTGCCTGCATTGCACCTGAGTTATCAATATCTTCCCTCtcaattgaaaagatgtttttcctATTGTTCTATTTTCCCAAAGGACTATCCACTTGATAGGAAGCAATTGGTTTTGTTGTGGATGGCAGAAGGCTTCCTTGATAATTCCCAAGTCGACAAAACCATGGAAGAAGTAGGTGATGGGTGTTTTACTGAATTGTTATCCAGATCATTGATACAACAATTGCATGATGATTCTAGAGGACAGAAATTTGTCTTGCATGACCTTGTTAATGATTTAGCTACGGTCGTATCTAAAAAAAGTTGTTACAGACTTGAATTTGGCGCCAAGAGCTATGAAAATGTTCGCCACTTGTCATATAATAAAGAAAGATATGACATTTTCAAGAAGTTTAAGACTTTTGACAAATTCCAACGCTTGAGAAGCTTCCTTGCCATTCACTTGGGATGGCGACAATCTAGTTTATCAAGAAAGGTGGTCGAAGATTTGCTACCCACATTTGGAAGGTTGCGGGTGTTATTGTTATCAAGATATAAAAACATCACCACGCTACCCGTTACAATTGGCAATTTAGTGCAGTTGCGCTATCTAGATCTTTCTTTCACGAATATCGCAAGCTTGCCTGACACCATATGTAACCTCTACTACTTGCAAACGTTGATTTTATCTTGCTGCTCAGAACTCACAGAATTGCCTGAACATGTtggaaaattaattaatttgcgTCATCTTTATATTGATTATACAAGCATAATAGAGATGCCGAAGCAAATTGCTGAACTAGAAAACCTTCAAACTCTAACTGTTTTTGTAGTAGGCAAGAAAAATATTGGTTTAAGTGTTAGAGAGCTTGGGAAGTTTCCTAAGCTACGGGGAAAATTACTCATCAAGAACCTGCAAAATGTCAATGATGTCGTGGAGGTAAGTGATGCCAACTTGAAGAGCAAAGAACATATTAAGGAATTGACGCTGCAGTGGGGCAAGGAAACTGATGACACACTTAATGAAAAAAATGTGCTTGATATGTTAGAACCATCTACAAACCTAAAGAAACTGAGGATTATGTCATATGGTGGGACAAGTTTTCCAAGTTGGTTTGGAGATCCTTCGTTTTCTAACATGGTGTACCTCAGCATTGGTAATTGTGCGAATTGCATGACACTTCCACCACTAGGGCAGCTACATTCTCTTAAGGACTTGCAAATTGGTAGCTTGACAATTTTGGAGACAATTGGGCAGCAGTTCTATGGCATGGCAGCAGGAGGTTCACATTCTTCGTTCCAACCATTTCAATCCCTTGAGAATTTGGAATTTTCATGCATGGGAAATTGGAAGGAATGGTGTCCTTTTCCAGACAACATGTTTCCTTTTCCTCGTCTGAAAACTCTGAGGTTATCAAGGTGTCCCAAATTGAAAGGATATTTACCTAGTAATCTTCCTTCCTTAGAAGAGATTGAAATATATGATTGTGATCATCTCTTGGCAACACCACCTACTCAACATTGGCTCTCCTCAGTAAAAAAGATTCGTATTGTGGTAGATTCAGATTCAATAAGCAATACTGAAAGGACCCAATACTCATTGCTCGAGAGTGATTCTCCATGTCTTCTGCGAGACATAATCATATCGAGCCGTCATATGCTAAAATCTGTACCTAAAATGATTATAAACAGCCCCTCTCTTCGAAACTTGACTCTCAAAGGTATTAGTTCTCTTACTGCGATTCCAACAAATGGTTTACCCACTTCTTTGCAATCACTTCGTATTGAAAAATGTGAGAATTTGACATTCCTTCCTCCTGAAATGTGGAGCAATTACACATCCCTTGTGACTCTTACATTAGGCTACTGCAAAGCACTTACCTCCGTCCCATTGAATTGTTTTCCTATGCTCCAAAAATTTTCCATCTATGATTGCAACAATTTGGagtctatttttatttcagaaacttTGCCATGTAGCTCGTCAGCCCTCCAATCTTTTTATGTCCGTGATTGCAAGGCACTTAGATCACTACCTCAAGGAATGAACACCCTCACCGCTCTTGAAGATCTATATCTCCGCAGTCTTCCAAATTTGAATTTATCATTATGTGAAGGAGTTTTCCTACCTCCCAATTTACAATCAATTGAGGTAGATTCTGTGAGGATAACAAAGCCAGTAACAGAGTGGGGTCTCCAAGGCCTTACTGCTCTTTCATCAATGACGATCGAAGGTGATGATATTGTGAACATGTTGCTCAAGGAGCAGTTGTTGCCCATTTCCCTTGTTTCT
Encoded proteins:
- the LOC131593214 gene encoding putative disease resistance RPP13-like protein 1 is translated as MAAIGTAFLSASIQTLIQTLADKLVSKEFLDYIKSTKLDVSLLKQLRLTLLTLQPVLDAAEEKQINTPSVKDWLDGLKDAIYDAEDLLNQISYDSLRCKMENKQPASKTNQVWNILSSPFKNIYGEINSQMKDMCETLKLFADNKDILSLQTKSVRVSHRTPSNPMFDESVMVGRKDDQKKVINMLLSESNTNMGVVAFVGMGGIGKTTLAQRAYNDEKVQKHFDITAWACVSEDFDILRVTKTLLESVTKTPSQTDNLDLLRVDLKKNLKDRRFLIVLDDLWNDTHHDWEDLVSPLIYGKNGSRVIITTRHKKVADAARTFPIFELDPLSDEDSWSLLSKHAFGSGDFSEAQQRNVEAIGRNIARKCGGLPIASKSLGGLLRSKVDTEEWIEVLNNDIWNLKDNNILPALHLSYQYLPSQLKRCFSYCSIFPKDYPLDRKQLVLLWMAEGFLDNSQVDKTMEEVGDGCFTELLSRSLIQQLHDDSRGQKFVLHDLVNDLATVVSKKSCYRLEFGAKSYENVRHLSYNKERYDIFKKFKTFDKFQRLRSFLAIHLGWRQSSLSRKVVEDLLPTFGRLRVLLLSRYKNITTLPVTIGNLVQLRYLDLSFTNIASLPDTICNLYYLQTLILSCCSELTELPEHVGKLINLRHLYIDYTSIIEMPKQIAELENLQTLTVFVVGKKNIGLSVRELGKFPKLRGKLLIKNLQNVNDVVEVSDANLKSKEHIKELTLQWGKETDDTLNEKNVLDMLEPSTNLKKLRIMSYGGTSFPSWFGDPSFSNMVYLSIGNCANCMTLPPLGQLHSLKDLQIGSLTILETIGQQFYGMAAGGSHSSFQPFQSLENLEFSCMGNWKEWCPFPDNMFPFPRLKTLRLSRCPKLKGYLPSNLPSLEEIEIYDCDHLLATPPTQHWLSSVKKIRIVVDSDSISNTERTQYSLLESDSPCLLRDIIISSRHMLKSVPKMIINSPSLRNLTLKGISSLTAIPTNGLPTSLQSLRIEKCENLTFLPPEMWSNYTSLVTLTLGYCKALTSVPLNCFPMLQKFSIYDCNNLESIFISETLPCSSSALQSFYVRDCKALRSLPQGMNTLTALEDLYLRSLPNLNLSLCEGVFLPPNLQSIEVDSVRITKPVTEWGLQGLTALSSMTIEGDDIVNMLLKEQLLPISLVSIRIDGLSEMKFLEGNGLRHLSSLEGIGFSEYSGLVSFPEKAFPSSLKKLYFGNCPRLESFPEKAFPSSLKTLEFRNCPRIESFPEKVFPSSLKTLEFSDCPRLESLPEDSLPTFLEDLTIRSCPLLEERYKQNEHLSKIAHIPVIKINDQLII